A single genomic interval of Dyella sp. GSA-30 harbors:
- the atpD gene encoding F0F1 ATP synthase subunit beta yields the protein MSQGKVVQIIGAVIDVEFARDQVPQVYDALKIDGTAITLEVQQVLGDGVVRTIALGSTDGLKRGLVARNTGEGIKVPVGKATLGRIMDVLGNPIDEAGPIGEQDRWVIHREAPSYADQAAATDLLETGIKVIDLVCPFAKGGKVGLFGGAGVGKTVNMMELINNIAKAHSGLSVFAGVGERTREGNDFYHEMKDSNVLDKVAMVYGQMNEPPGNRLRVALTGLTMAEYFRDEKDESGKGKDVLLFVDNIYRYTLAGTEVSALLGRMPSAVGYQPTLAEEMGVLQERITSTKTGSITSIQAVYVPADDYTDPSPATTFVHLDSTVALSRDIASLGIYPAVDPLASTSRQLDPLVIGNEHYDVARRVQGTLQRYKELKDIIAILGMDELSQEDRQVVARARKCERFFSQPFHVAEVFTGSPGKYVSLKETIRGFKMIVDGDVDHLPEQAFYMVGGIDEAIKKAEEMGAKKAA from the coding sequence ATGAGTCAGGGCAAAGTTGTACAGATCATCGGCGCGGTTATCGACGTGGAATTCGCACGCGATCAGGTGCCGCAGGTTTACGACGCGCTGAAGATCGACGGTACGGCGATCACGCTGGAAGTCCAGCAGGTCCTCGGCGACGGCGTCGTGCGTACCATTGCGCTCGGCTCGACCGACGGCCTGAAGCGCGGCCTCGTGGCGCGCAACACCGGCGAAGGAATCAAGGTGCCGGTCGGCAAGGCGACGCTCGGCCGCATCATGGACGTGCTCGGCAACCCGATCGACGAAGCCGGCCCGATCGGCGAGCAGGACCGCTGGGTGATCCATCGCGAAGCGCCGAGCTACGCTGACCAGGCTGCGGCTACCGATCTGCTGGAAACCGGCATCAAGGTCATCGACCTCGTTTGCCCGTTCGCCAAGGGCGGTAAGGTCGGCCTGTTCGGCGGCGCCGGCGTGGGCAAGACCGTGAACATGATGGAGCTCATCAATAACATCGCCAAGGCGCACTCGGGTCTGTCCGTGTTCGCCGGCGTGGGTGAGCGTACTCGTGAAGGTAACGACTTCTATCACGAGATGAAGGACTCCAACGTCCTGGACAAGGTCGCGATGGTCTACGGCCAGATGAACGAGCCGCCGGGCAACCGCCTGCGCGTCGCGCTGACCGGCCTGACCATGGCCGAATACTTCCGCGACGAGAAGGACGAGAGCGGCAAGGGCAAGGACGTGCTGCTGTTCGTCGACAACATCTACCGCTACACGCTGGCCGGTACCGAAGTATCCGCGCTGCTCGGCCGTATGCCGTCGGCGGTGGGTTACCAGCCGACGCTGGCCGAGGAAATGGGCGTGCTGCAGGAGCGCATCACCTCGACCAAGACCGGTTCGATCACTTCGATCCAGGCCGTATACGTGCCGGCGGACGATTACACCGATCCGTCGCCCGCTACCACCTTCGTTCACCTGGATTCGACCGTGGCGCTGTCGCGCGATATCGCCAGCCTGGGTATCTACCCGGCCGTCGATCCGCTCGCTTCGACCAGCCGCCAGCTCGACCCGCTGGTGATCGGCAACGAGCATTACGACGTTGCTCGTCGTGTGCAGGGCACCTTGCAGCGTTACAAGGAGCTCAAGGACATCATCGCGATTCTGGGCATGGACGAGCTGTCGCAGGAAGACCGCCAGGTGGTGGCGCGCGCACGTAAGTGCGAGCGTTTCTTCTCGCAGCCCTTCCATGTGGCCGAAGTGTTCACCGGTTCGCCGGGCAAGTACGTGTCGCTGAAGGAAACCATTCGCGGCTTCAAGATGATCGTCGACGGCGACGTGGACCATCTGCCGGAGCAGGCGTTCTACATGGTCGGCGGCATCGACGAGGCGATCAAGAAAGCCGAAGAGATGGGCGCCAAGAAGGCAGCCTGA
- the queD gene encoding 6-carboxytetrahydropterin synthase QueD: protein MHIFKVFHIEAAHRLPNVPEGHKCARLHGHSFKVEIHVVGEPDPRLGWVMDFADVKSAFAPLYDQLDHHYLNDIEGLENPTSEMLARWIFQRLSVVLPGLDKVVVHETCTSGASCSRASF, encoded by the coding sequence ATGCATATCTTCAAAGTCTTCCACATCGAGGCGGCGCACCGTCTGCCGAACGTGCCCGAAGGGCACAAGTGCGCGCGTCTGCACGGCCATTCGTTCAAGGTCGAGATCCACGTCGTGGGCGAGCCCGATCCCAGACTGGGCTGGGTGATGGATTTCGCGGACGTGAAATCGGCCTTCGCGCCTTTGTACGACCAGCTCGATCATCACTACCTCAACGACATCGAGGGTCTGGAAAATCCCACCAGCGAGATGCTGGCGCGCTGGATCTTCCAGCGCCTGTCGGTGGTGCTGCCAGGCCTGGACAAGGTGGTGGTCCATGAGACCTGCACGTCGGGCGCGAGCTGCAGCAGGGCTAGTTTTTGA
- a CDS encoding RNA pyrophosphohydrolase → MIDVDGYRPNVGIVLLNADGRLFWARRVNRDGWQFPQGGMRSDETPLEAMYRELEEETGLTPQHVEVLGSTRGWLRYKLPHRYVRHHQHPTCIGQKQVWFLLRLVASEESLCLNACEKPEFDIWRWVDFWYPAAHVVNFKRQVYERALRQFAPVVETLLSIHIGNQPQQAEGDELPCNEPKGGHAAA, encoded by the coding sequence ATGATTGACGTTGATGGCTACCGCCCGAATGTGGGGATCGTTCTGCTCAATGCAGACGGCCGCCTGTTCTGGGCGCGCCGTGTCAATCGGGACGGCTGGCAATTCCCGCAAGGCGGCATGCGCAGCGACGAAACGCCGCTGGAAGCGATGTATCGCGAGCTTGAAGAAGAAACCGGCCTGACGCCTCAGCACGTCGAAGTACTGGGCAGCACACGCGGCTGGCTGCGCTACAAGCTGCCCCATCGCTACGTACGCCATCACCAGCACCCCACCTGCATCGGCCAGAAACAGGTCTGGTTCCTGCTGCGCCTGGTCGCCAGTGAAGAATCGCTGTGCCTCAATGCCTGCGAGAAGCCCGAGTTCGATATCTGGCGCTGGGTCGATTTCTGGTATCCGGCCGCCCACGTGGTGAACTTCAAGCGCCAGGTCTATGAGCGCGCCCTGCGCCAGTTCGCGCCGGTGGTGGAGACCCTGCTCAGCATCCACATCGGCAATCAGCCCCAGCAAGCCGAAGGGGACGAACTACCCTGCAACGAACCCAAGGGCGGACACGCCGCTGCCTGA
- a CDS encoding DUF1090 domain-containing protein, with translation MKYLLVLPLTVLAFSAFAQSSLCEQKQQDIQRQIDYARQHGNTARVAGLEKAEAEVGSGCTDDKLKASHAAKIRDQQHQVDERQRELDQARHNGESSKKIAKRQRKLDDAQRELKELQSTAY, from the coding sequence ATGAAATACCTTCTTGTCCTGCCCCTCACCGTCCTGGCCTTTTCCGCTTTCGCGCAGTCGTCGCTGTGCGAGCAGAAACAGCAGGATATCCAGCGTCAGATCGACTATGCCCGCCAGCACGGCAACACGGCGCGTGTCGCCGGTCTCGAGAAGGCCGAGGCCGAAGTCGGCAGCGGCTGTACGGACGACAAGCTAAAAGCATCGCATGCAGCCAAGATCAGGGATCAACAGCATCAGGTCGACGAGCGCCAACGGGAACTCGATCAAGCGCGTCACAACGGCGAGAGCAGCAAGAAGATCGCCAAGCGGCAACGAAAGCTCGACGACGCGCAGCGCGAACTGAAAGAGCTGCAGTCAACGGCCTATTGA
- the atpE gene encoding F0F1 ATP synthase subunit C, translated as MNLAELISHVQGMTAIAIGVIIGLGALGACLGIAIMGSKFLESAARQPELVPLLQGRMFLLAGLIDAAFIIGLAVALLFAFSNPLTAQVIANFAH; from the coding sequence ATGAACCTCGCCGAACTCATTTCCCATGTGCAGGGCATGACCGCGATCGCCATCGGCGTCATCATCGGTCTGGGCGCCCTGGGTGCCTGCTTGGGCATCGCCATCATGGGTTCGAAGTTCCTCGAGTCCGCCGCACGTCAGCCGGAACTGGTTCCGCTGCTGCAGGGCCGTATGTTCCTGCTCGCCGGTCTGATCGACGCTGCGTTCATTATCGGTCTGGCCGTGGCGCTGCTGTTCGCTTTCTCGAACCCGCTGACCGCCCAGGTCATTGCCAATTTCGCCCACTAA
- the atpG gene encoding F0F1 ATP synthase subunit gamma, producing MASGREIKTKIKSTQNMRKVTRALEMVSASKIRKAQDMMKASRPYARQMRKVIAHVAQASTDFTHPFLVQREKTARVAYVVITTDRGLCGGLNSNLFRRMIPSIREWQAKGVEVDVLAIGQKAVQFFRRIKGVNLIGSVTHLGDKPKLEQLIGVIKVVLDAYTDGKLDRVFLAYNDFINTMTQKPTVDALLPLPLVAAEMQAAEGDKQNTPNWPVAGLKLEQSHDWDYIYEPDAATVLEYVLGRYIESVVYQGVLENLASEHAARMVAMKSASDNANKVIGELTLIYNKARQAAITQEISEIVGGAAAV from the coding sequence ATGGCAAGCGGACGCGAAATCAAAACCAAGATCAAGAGCACGCAGAACATGCGCAAGGTGACGCGCGCGCTCGAAATGGTCTCGGCCTCGAAGATCCGCAAGGCGCAGGACATGATGAAGGCGTCGCGGCCCTATGCGCGGCAGATGCGCAAGGTGATTGCGCACGTTGCGCAGGCCAGCACCGACTTCACCCATCCGTTCCTGGTGCAGCGCGAGAAGACCGCGCGCGTCGCTTATGTGGTGATCACCACCGATCGCGGCCTGTGCGGTGGCCTGAACTCCAACCTGTTCCGTCGCATGATCCCGTCGATCCGCGAGTGGCAGGCCAAGGGCGTCGAAGTCGATGTGCTCGCGATCGGCCAGAAGGCAGTGCAGTTCTTCCGCCGCATCAAGGGCGTCAATCTGATTGGCAGCGTGACCCACCTGGGCGACAAGCCCAAGCTGGAGCAGCTGATCGGTGTGATCAAGGTGGTGCTGGACGCTTATACGGACGGCAAGCTCGACCGTGTCTTCCTGGCCTACAACGACTTCATCAACACCATGACGCAGAAGCCGACGGTCGACGCGTTGCTTCCGTTGCCGCTGGTGGCTGCGGAAATGCAGGCTGCCGAAGGCGACAAGCAGAACACGCCGAACTGGCCGGTGGCCGGTCTCAAGCTCGAACAGTCGCACGACTGGGACTACATCTACGAGCCAGATGCCGCCACGGTGCTGGAATACGTTCTGGGTCGCTACATCGAGTCGGTGGTGTACCAGGGCGTGTTAGAAAACCTCGCCAGCGAACACGCTGCGCGCATGGTGGCGATGAAGAGCGCATCGGACAACGCGAACAAGGTGATCGGCGAACTGACGCTGATTTACAACAAGGCGCGCCAGGCCGCGATCACCCAGGAAATTTCGGAAATCGTCGGCGGCGCAGCGGCGGTATAA
- a CDS encoding DUF6776 family protein gives MGSRPPPRFVVRQHDDAYHRRRLLWLAGGWAASLLATGLIVGALASRSTPAAVDKRQVRELTAQNEDLKQQLANAQRAQQVNDIAAKSVQGTLAEREEEINGLRADLGFYSRLIGGDAQRQGLKVQELKVKPMADSPRAWNINLSLTQSAKRGDEVTGKLLISVDGLRGDKVVQLDWPALGDAAQKDGMPFRFKYFQQLHATVVLPADFKPTRLHVKVQPDDDTAISRAVSWTDALAGNLTSVQGDKDAQP, from the coding sequence ATGGGTTCAAGACCGCCACCGCGCTTCGTGGTGCGACAGCACGACGACGCTTATCACCGTCGGCGCCTGCTGTGGCTGGCCGGTGGCTGGGCGGCAAGCCTCCTTGCAACCGGGCTGATCGTTGGCGCTTTGGCCAGCCGCAGTACGCCCGCTGCCGTCGACAAGCGCCAGGTGCGCGAACTGACCGCACAGAACGAAGACCTCAAGCAGCAGTTGGCCAATGCGCAGCGCGCACAGCAGGTCAACGACATCGCCGCGAAATCCGTGCAGGGCACCCTGGCCGAGCGCGAGGAAGAGATCAACGGCCTGCGCGCCGATCTCGGCTTTTATTCGCGCCTGATCGGCGGCGATGCGCAGCGTCAGGGGCTCAAGGTGCAGGAGCTGAAGGTCAAGCCGATGGCCGACTCGCCGCGCGCCTGGAACATCAACCTCAGCCTCACCCAAAGCGCCAAGCGCGGCGATGAGGTGACCGGCAAGCTGCTGATCAGCGTGGACGGCCTGCGCGGCGACAAGGTCGTCCAGCTCGACTGGCCCGCGCTGGGCGATGCCGCGCAAAAAGACGGCATGCCGTTCCGCTTCAAATATTTTCAACAATTGCATGCCACCGTAGTGCTGCCGGCCGACTTCAAGCCAACGCGTCTGCACGTAAAAGTTCAGCCCGATGACGATACCGCCATCAGCCGGGCCGTCAGCTGGACCGACGCGCTGGCCGGCAATCTGACTTCAGTACAGGGAGACAAAGATGCTCAACCGTAA
- a CDS encoding F0F1 ATP synthase subunit B: MNINLTFLGQMVSFAILVWFTTKFIWPQLNHAIEERQKKVAEGLAAAERARAELKDADAKAAVEIKQARQQASEIVDKATQQANQIVDKARADALAEAARVKAAAADEIVSMQQRAREELRGWVGRLAIQGAEKIVQREIDPSAHKAMLDQLAAEI; encoded by the coding sequence ATGAATATCAATCTGACTTTCCTGGGCCAGATGGTGTCGTTCGCCATCCTGGTCTGGTTCACCACCAAGTTCATCTGGCCGCAGCTCAATCATGCGATTGAAGAGCGTCAGAAGAAGGTCGCCGAAGGTCTGGCGGCTGCCGAGCGCGCGCGCGCCGAATTGAAGGATGCCGACGCGAAAGCGGCGGTGGAGATCAAGCAGGCTCGCCAGCAGGCATCCGAGATCGTCGACAAGGCAACCCAGCAGGCCAACCAGATCGTCGACAAGGCGCGTGCCGATGCATTGGCCGAAGCCGCTCGCGTGAAGGCTGCCGCCGCCGACGAGATCGTCAGCATGCAGCAGCGTGCTCGCGAAGAGCTGCGTGGCTGGGTGGGTCGTCTGGCGATCCAGGGCGCGGAAAAGATCGTGCAGCGCGAAATCGATCCGTCGGCCCACAAGGCGATGCTCGACCAGCTCGCCGCCGAGATCTAA
- a CDS encoding polymer-forming cytoskeletal protein: protein MLNRNKRNERPAHTPSSDTSLIARGTVIRGDLRFSGALHLDGRIEGSVLAENAEAVFTLSEHGQVQGEIRVAHAVINGHVQGDIHVSDRLELAPEARIVGDVHYQTLEMAAGAQVNGRISHQGTAEVRHQLSAPQKEHKEEEPALA, encoded by the coding sequence ATGCTCAACCGTAATAAGCGCAATGAGCGCCCCGCCCACACGCCCAGCAGCGATACCAGCCTGATTGCCCGCGGCACGGTCATTCGCGGCGACCTGCGCTTCAGCGGCGCGCTCCATCTGGATGGGCGTATCGAAGGCTCGGTGCTGGCCGAAAATGCGGAGGCGGTGTTCACCCTGAGCGAGCACGGCCAGGTACAAGGCGAAATCCGCGTGGCGCATGCGGTCATCAACGGCCACGTGCAGGGCGATATCCACGTGAGCGACCGCCTGGAGCTGGCGCCGGAGGCCCGCATCGTCGGCGACGTGCACTACCAGACGCTGGAAATGGCTGCCGGCGCCCAGGTGAACGGCCGCATCAGCCATCAGGGCACGGCCGAAGTCCGCCATCAGCTGTCCGCGCCCCAGAAAGAACACAAAGAAGAGGAACCGGCGCTGGCCTGA
- the bfr gene encoding bacterioferritin: protein MKGDAKVIEFLNKVLYNELTAINQYFLHYRMFKDWGYSELAEHEYKESIEEMKHADHLIERILFLDGLPNLQHLGKLRIGENALECIQGDLDLEIAAVKDLREAIAYSEGIADYVSRDLFKGILHDEEEHIDWLETQQSLVKDIGAERYLQSKISS from the coding sequence ATGAAAGGCGACGCCAAGGTCATCGAATTCCTCAATAAGGTGCTCTACAACGAGCTGACCGCGATCAACCAGTATTTCCTGCATTACCGCATGTTCAAGGACTGGGGTTACAGCGAGCTGGCCGAGCACGAGTACAAGGAATCGATCGAGGAAATGAAGCACGCCGATCATCTGATCGAGCGCATCCTGTTCCTCGACGGCCTGCCGAACCTGCAGCATCTGGGCAAGCTGCGCATTGGTGAAAACGCGCTGGAATGCATCCAGGGCGATCTGGATCTGGAAATCGCCGCGGTGAAGGATCTGCGCGAAGCGATTGCCTACAGCGAAGGCATTGCCGACTACGTCAGCCGCGACCTGTTCAAAGGCATCCTGCACGACGAAGAAGAGCATATCGACTGGCTTGAGACGCAACAGAGCCTGGTCAAGGACATCGGCGCCGAGCGCTACCTGCAGAGCAAGATCAGCAGCTGA
- a CDS encoding F0F1 ATP synthase subunit delta has protein sequence MAQAITLARPYARAAFEVAQSAGAFNEWSHALAFAAEVAKDPRVVQLVNDPRVLPAQLVELHLPKGMGNDKPFAVFIGELAENGRLSLLPEVAALYETYKREAESQLLVKVTSAMALDTAQTEQLKTSLKRRFKREIELETQVDASLLGGVVIDTGSEVIDGSARGRLERLASALAH, from the coding sequence ATGGCCCAGGCAATCACTCTAGCTCGTCCGTATGCACGCGCCGCGTTCGAAGTCGCTCAGTCGGCGGGTGCGTTCAACGAGTGGTCGCACGCGTTGGCCTTTGCTGCTGAAGTGGCAAAGGACCCTCGCGTGGTCCAGCTCGTCAACGATCCGCGCGTGCTGCCGGCGCAGCTGGTTGAGTTGCACTTGCCAAAGGGCATGGGCAACGACAAGCCGTTCGCCGTGTTTATCGGCGAACTCGCCGAAAACGGCCGTCTGTCGTTGTTGCCGGAAGTGGCTGCACTGTACGAGACCTACAAGCGTGAAGCCGAGTCGCAGCTGCTGGTGAAAGTCACCAGCGCCATGGCCCTGGATACCGCGCAGACCGAACAGCTGAAAACCTCGCTGAAGCGCCGCTTCAAGCGCGAGATCGAACTGGAAACCCAGGTCGACGCCTCGCTGCTGGGTGGCGTGGTGATCGACACCGGCAGCGAAGTGATCGATGGCTCCGCGCGCGGCCGCCTTGAGCGGCTCGCCAGCGCGCTGGCGCACTGA
- a CDS encoding (2Fe-2S)-binding protein, translating into MYICLCNAVTDHDIRRAAADGVQSFAQLQARTGCSDCCGCCEQEARATLDRAVEQVMNQLPIVAIA; encoded by the coding sequence ATGTATATCTGTCTATGCAATGCCGTCACCGACCATGACATCCGCCGCGCCGCGGCCGATGGCGTGCAGAGTTTCGCCCAGTTGCAGGCCCGCACGGGCTGCTCGGATTGCTGCGGCTGCTGCGAGCAGGAAGCGCGCGCCACGCTGGACCGCGCCGTAGAGCAAGTGATGAACCAGCTGCCGATCGTCGCGATCGCCTGA
- the atpA gene encoding F0F1 ATP synthase subunit alpha: MSSTTLNPSEISELIKSRIEQFKLGAEARNEGTIISVSDGIVRIHGLADVMQGEMIELPGNSFALALNLERDSVGAVVLGEYQHLREGDTAKTTGRILEVPVGPELLGRVVDSLGNPIDGKGPLNAKLSSAIEKVAPGVIWRKSVDEPVQTGYKSVDSMIPIGRGQRELIIGDRQTGKTALAIDAIINQKDSGIKCIYVAIGQKRSSIAAVVRKLEENGALANTIVVVASASESAALQYIAPYSGCAMGEYFRDRGQDALIIYDDLSKQAVAYRQISLLLKRPPGREAYPGDVFYLHSRLLERASRVSEEYVEKFTNGEVKGKTGSLTALPIIETQAGDVSAFVPTNVISITDGQIFLETDLFNAGIRPAVNAGISVSRVGGAAQTKIVKKLSGGVKLALAQFRELAAFAQFASDLDPATRAQLDRGQRVTELMKQSQYAPLSIAELALSVYAAEKGYLDDLPVNKVLPFEKGLHSFMHQNHEELMKKIVATGDWNGEIEGVFKASLDEYKKTGSW; this comes from the coding sequence ATGTCCAGCACTACGTTGAACCCGTCCGAGATCAGTGAACTGATCAAGAGCCGTATCGAGCAGTTCAAGCTCGGCGCGGAAGCCCGCAACGAAGGCACCATCATCAGCGTGTCCGACGGCATCGTGCGCATCCACGGCCTGGCCGATGTGATGCAGGGCGAAATGATCGAACTGCCGGGCAACTCGTTTGCATTGGCTTTGAACCTCGAGCGCGACTCCGTCGGCGCGGTGGTGCTGGGCGAATACCAGCATCTGCGCGAAGGCGACACCGCCAAGACCACCGGCCGCATTCTCGAAGTGCCGGTCGGTCCGGAACTGCTCGGCCGCGTGGTCGATTCGCTCGGCAACCCGATCGACGGCAAGGGCCCGCTCAACGCCAAGCTCAGCTCGGCGATCGAAAAAGTCGCGCCGGGCGTGATCTGGCGTAAGTCGGTCGACGAGCCGGTGCAGACCGGTTACAAGTCGGTCGACTCGATGATCCCGATCGGCCGCGGTCAGCGCGAGCTGATCATCGGCGACCGTCAGACCGGCAAGACCGCGCTGGCGATCGACGCGATCATCAACCAGAAAGATTCCGGCATTAAGTGCATCTACGTCGCGATCGGCCAGAAGCGTTCGTCGATCGCTGCCGTCGTGCGCAAGCTCGAAGAGAACGGCGCGCTGGCCAACACCATCGTGGTGGTCGCTTCGGCGTCCGAGTCGGCCGCGCTGCAGTACATCGCACCGTATTCGGGTTGCGCGATGGGCGAGTACTTCCGCGACCGCGGCCAGGACGCGCTGATCATCTATGACGATCTGTCCAAACAGGCTGTGGCCTACCGCCAGATCTCGCTGCTGCTCAAGCGTCCGCCGGGCCGCGAAGCCTATCCGGGCGACGTGTTCTATCTCCACTCGCGTCTGCTCGAGCGCGCATCGCGCGTCTCCGAGGAGTACGTCGAGAAGTTCACCAACGGTGAGGTAAAGGGCAAGACCGGTTCGCTGACCGCGCTGCCGATCATCGAAACGCAGGCCGGTGACGTGTCCGCATTCGTGCCGACCAACGTGATCTCGATCACCGACGGTCAGATCTTCCTGGAAACCGACCTGTTCAACGCCGGCATCCGTCCGGCCGTGAACGCCGGTATCTCGGTGTCGCGCGTCGGTGGCGCCGCCCAGACCAAGATCGTCAAGAAGCTCTCCGGCGGCGTGAAGCTGGCCCTGGCGCAGTTCCGCGAGCTGGCTGCGTTCGCGCAGTTCGCCTCGGATCTGGACCCGGCCACCCGCGCCCAGCTGGATCGCGGCCAGCGCGTGACCGAGCTGATGAAGCAGTCGCAGTATGCGCCGCTGTCGATCGCCGAACTGGCGCTGTCGGTGTACGCCGCAGAAAAGGGCTACCTCGACGACCTGCCGGTGAACAAGGTGCTGCCCTTCGAAAAGGGCCTGCACTCGTTCATGCACCAGAACCACGAAGAGCTGATGAAGAAGATCGTCGCTACGGGTGACTGGAACGGCGAGATCGAAGGTGTCTTCAAGGCCTCGCTGGACGAGTACAAGAAGACCGGTAGTTGGTAA
- a CDS encoding phasin family protein, whose protein sequence is MTQQLNTQIFAYTKQLADSAFKAQSLALKGLEKVAELQLAAFEKHAQATTEFFSDVFETRDADGLRTLWEKGANLSRQNAERAVAVTQEIFAVTQKTAESLNALVQEQQQAANDAVAAPVAAVKKAAAGK, encoded by the coding sequence ATGACGCAGCAACTCAATACCCAGATTTTTGCCTACACCAAGCAGCTGGCCGATAGCGCGTTCAAGGCGCAGTCGCTGGCCCTCAAGGGGCTGGAGAAGGTCGCCGAGCTGCAGCTGGCCGCGTTCGAAAAGCACGCCCAGGCTACTACCGAGTTCTTCAGCGACGTGTTCGAAACCCGTGACGCCGATGGCCTGCGCACCCTGTGGGAAAAGGGCGCCAACCTGAGCCGTCAGAACGCCGAGCGCGCTGTCGCCGTGACGCAGGAAATCTTCGCCGTCACGCAGAAGACCGCCGAGTCGCTGAACGCGCTGGTGCAGGAACAGCAGCAGGCTGCCAATGACGCCGTGGCCGCTCCGGTCGCTGCCGTCAAGAAGGCTGCCGCCGGCAAGTAA
- the atpB gene encoding F0F1 ATP synthase subunit A, whose protein sequence is MASEPQGGLTEYIQHHLHHNVVSLGDGAFMKIHLDSLVVSFVLGAVFCLWFWLKARKATSGVPSKGQAFVEIIVEFVDTQVKDTFHGDRRTVTPLALSIFMWVVFLNTMDLLPLDLPGVAVQTVAGAEVAHHTFFRWVPTADINTTMGLALCVFFIVLAHGMKAKGTLGFGKELITAPFHAESLAVKIILVPFNLALNVIEYLSKPVSLAMRLFGNMYGGELVFMLIAGLFAGWISFLPGVLFNTAWAIFHILIILLQAFIFMMLTIVYIATAREHH, encoded by the coding sequence ATGGCGAGCGAGCCGCAAGGTGGTCTAACCGAATACATCCAGCATCACCTGCACCACAACGTGGTGAGCCTGGGTGATGGCGCGTTCATGAAGATCCACCTCGATTCGCTGGTGGTGTCCTTCGTGCTCGGCGCGGTGTTCTGCCTGTGGTTCTGGCTGAAGGCCCGTAAGGCGACCTCGGGCGTGCCGTCCAAGGGCCAGGCCTTCGTCGAGATCATCGTCGAGTTCGTCGACACCCAGGTGAAGGACACCTTCCACGGCGATCGCCGTACGGTGACCCCGCTGGCCTTGTCGATCTTCATGTGGGTCGTGTTCCTGAACACGATGGACCTGCTGCCGCTCGACCTGCCGGGTGTTGCCGTGCAGACCGTGGCCGGTGCCGAAGTGGCCCATCACACGTTCTTCCGCTGGGTGCCGACGGCCGATATCAACACCACCATGGGTCTGGCCCTGTGCGTGTTTTTCATCGTGCTGGCGCACGGAATGAAGGCCAAGGGTACGCTAGGTTTCGGCAAGGAGCTGATCACCGCGCCGTTCCATGCGGAAAGCCTGGCGGTCAAGATCATCCTGGTGCCGTTCAACCTGGCGCTCAACGTGATCGAATACCTGTCTAAGCCGGTGTCGCTCGCGATGCGACTGTTCGGCAACATGTACGGCGGCGAGCTGGTGTTCATGCTGATCGCCGGTCTGTTCGCCGGCTGGATCAGTTTCCTGCCGGGCGTGCTGTTCAACACGGCATGGGCGATCTTCCATATCCTGATCATCCTGCTGCAGGCCTTTATTTTCATGATGCTCACCATCGTCTACATCGCGACTGCCCGCGAGCATCACTAA